The region GTAGGGCTTGGAACCGGACAGGTAGGTGTAGCTCACGTTCCACTGGCAGGAGGAGTGGCAGGCGATGCGAACGTCGGTGCCGCTCACGTACATCACGAAGGTGGCATGGGCCGAGTAGTCGGTGCACGAGCCGGAGTGGTAGACGATGACGTCTCCCACGGCGATGTTGGCGGGCGGCGCCTGCAGGTAGCCGCAGGTGCGGGTCCAGCCTTTCTGGACCAGGCAGTCCCCCAGGTTCTTGGCGCCGATCTCCTCCCGGCCGCACGGGTAGCCCCGGCAGGGCGTCCCGCCGCTCAGGTCGGGGTGCCCGCCGGCCAGGAGGCACTGGGAGACGAAGTTGGCGCAGTCGCCGCCCTGGCTGGGGTAGCCGCAGCACTCCCCGCCCCAGTAGGACCAGGGCGTGCAGTCGGAGTAGGCGGAGCCGCAGTCGTGGTTGCAGCCGTTCCACCAGGTGGAGGCGTACGTGTACGCCGCGTTACGGTCGTAGGCGGCGAGCGTCGTTTCCCGCCCTTCCATGGCTTCGGCGAAGCGGTCCATCAGGATGGCTTCCGGGCTGTGGTCGGCGAGTCGGGACCGCAGGTCGCGCCGCAGGGCGAAGGCTTCCGCCGCCCAGTCCGGGAACCGCTGCGGGAACGCCTGGAGCGACAGCACTGCCCGGGAGACCCAGCGCGGGTCGAGAGGACCGGCGCCGAGGGTCCCGCGAAGCGCGCCCAGGTAGCGGTCCGGCGAAACAGACCCTGCCTGAGCCAAATACCAAAGGGCCCGGACCGCCGTCGCCGGCCGGGCCCGCAGGCGGGCCATCCTCTCCAGCAGCGCCGTCGCGTCCGGTGTCCGCACCATGTGCAGGACGGCGGCGAGGGCATCGAGGGCCGCGTCGTCGACCGGGGCCCCGTCCTCGATCACGCGCCGCGGGACGGTCAGGTCCACCATCCCGGCGCGGGCGAGGCGGACGCAGGCCTCGAGCCGGACGCCCCAGGACGGGTCCGCGGCCATCGCCGCGGCGGCGAGATCCAGGCAGCGTTCCCGGTCCGGCTCCGGCAGCCCCCCGTGCTCCCACAGGGTCATCACGGTGGCCACCATCTCCCGCCGCACGGCCTCGTCGTGCTCGCCCCGGAAAAGGTCCGCCACGCCCCGGGCCGCGTTCGACGACTCCTCCACCGGCACCACCGCCAGGTCCGCCAAGTAGTGCCGGCGGACATTGGGGTCCGGTTCCACGGACAACCGTTCAAGGAGCACCCCGGCCTGACCGGCTCGGGCCGCCCGGGCATCCTCCAGAAAACTCGGGGCCTCCTTGGGATCGGGCATTCCCGGGCCTCCGGCGGCGGGAACGGCCACGGAAAGGGCGGCCGTCAGCAGGACCAGGCTGAAAAACAGGACCCGAAGGCTTGCGGACCGGTTGCGATGGATCATGATGAACACCTCTTCAATGCGGTTTCGGGCTCAGCCGGATCGCGACGGCGGTTACGGCGCCCGCGGCCGAGGCACGCGTCACACCTTCCAAAGGCAAAACACGGGAATGGCTGAAAATCTCAAGGTTGGCCCCCGTTACGGCCGGATTATCCAACCGGTGCGCGAAAATGTCAACGGGTTTGAGGTCTCCCGCCACCGGGGCCGCGAGATACGTCCAGACGAGGGCGAACCGGGGGTTCCCCACGCCGTCCACCGGGGCCAGGCGGGGCGCCGCGGTTCAGGCAGACCACGCGGGGCTCGAGCCCTGCGTCGATGGCGGGGTCGGTCGGTAAAACCCCAGGGCCGCGTCGGGTTTTCGCGGGGCCGTCGCGCCGCTGGGGGGAGGGGAGAATGGGAATTATGGGAATTATGGGAATTATGGGAATTATGGGAGGTATGGGAGGTATGGGAGGTATGGGAGGCATGGGAGGCATGGGAGGCATGGGAGGCATGGGAGGCATGGGAGGCATGGGAGGCATGGGAGGCATGGGAGGCATGGGAGATTCAAGAAATCATGGAAGGTGGGGAATGGGCGGTTTTTCGGGACATTCCCGGGCGGGTTGTCCTTTGGGTCCTCTGGGTCGTTTTGGTCTCTTGGTCCTTTCAGGCTCTCCCCTGTGCCTTCGCGTCCGCCATGGCGAAAAACGGCGCGTGGTTGGAGGTGAAGACCGGCGGCGTTCGCGCGAGAATCGGACGCACGGCCGGGTGGGCCCGGAACTCCCGGTCGAGGAAGCGCCGCACCGCCGCCCGGCCGAAGCCCCGGGGGTGGTCGAAGTCGGCGTAGAGGGAGAGGTCGCCCTCGGAGAAGGGCCGGAGGCCGAGGGCGGCCGTGTCGGGTGAGCCGAGGGGCAGGTTGAAGAGGGCCAGGTTCAGGAAGCCGACGGTCCCGGCGTGGGCGGCCGTGAAATCCAGGGTGCGCCGGGCCTCTGCGAGGGATTCCCAAGGGGTCCCGAACAGGAGGTAGACGTAGGTGGCGATGCCGGCCCCGTGAAGGGTCCTCAGCACCCGGGAGGCGGTCTCGAGACCGATCCCCTTCCCCATGGCCTCCAGCACGCCCGGGTCCCCCGACTCCAGGCCGAGCTGGAGCATTACGCACCCGGATTCCGCCAGGGCGGCCGCGAAGCCCGGCTCCGCCAGGGCCTCGGTGAACCGGGCGAAGCCGTACCAGGGTGCGCCGGGCGGGTCCGTGGCCAGGGCCTCCAGGAGGGCGGGCGAGAGGGCGTTGTCCGCCAGGTGAAAGAGGGACGGCCGCCAGCGGGTCGCCAGGGCCTGCAGGTCCGCCACAACCTTGCGGGCCGGCAGGGCGTGATGGTGGTTCCCCTCGGCGGTCTCGGGGCAGAAGCGGCACCGGCCCCACCAGCAGCCCGACGACGGGCCGTAGGGGACCACCGTCCCCGGCGCGAGGTACCGGTCCATCGGGAACCCGGACGGGTCGGAGACCCCCGGTCCGTGACCCGGCGTCAGCCCCAGGCGGGACGCCAGGGCCGGCTCTCCGGGGCCGGCCACGAAGCGCTCGGCAAGGCCCGCAAAGAGGCGGTCCAGGGGCTGCCGCGCCGACCAGGACGTCACGAGCCCCCCGCCCACCAGCACCGGCAGCCGCGGGCACTCCCGGCTTAGGAGGCCGAGGAGGGCGAAGGCCCCGAAGGCCTGGTTGCGGTAGGTCAGGGAGACCCCCGCCAACTCCGGGGAGTGGGTGTCCAGCAGTTCGCTCAGCCGCCGGCGCAGGAAGGGAGCCAACGGGAAAAGGCCGGGGTTCTCGGCCACGCGGATGAGGTCCCGGGAACGGGCCGGGGAAAGCTCCGCGTGGGTGCAGTCGGCGAGGCCCGGGGTGAAGCCGCTCCCCTCACCCGCCCGGCCGGCCAGATGCTCCAGGTCGGCCACGGCCCGGGCGTACCGCGCGCGGTTCCGGCAGCCGTCGGGGGAGCGCAGCAGGGCGAGGTGGCGTTCCCGGCTGCGCGCCGCCCGCCGGGTCCAGGTGTCGCTCCCGGCAGGCGCCGTGGCCAAGGCGTGAAGCACTCCCTCCAGGCCGGCATCCCACACGGTGACGGGGACACCGCTCGACGCGAGGAACCCGGCGAGACGCACCAGCCCCGCCGGCGGTTCACACGGCTTGGCCACGGGCGGGTTGATGAGCAGGACCGACGGCATCCGCTTTCACCCCGAAACGGGATGACGGAATTAAACCACGAACCCCACGAAAAACACGAACGGAATTCGAAGCGGACCGCGAAGTCCTTCGATGGTGAACGATCGCTTGTTCCCGTGTTCGAGGCCCTTCCCGGGACCCATCCGTGCCTGACAAAATCTCAAGGCTTTGACAAAAAGTCTTGATTTTTTCTCAAAGCATTGAGAGATCGCCACCATGAAACGACTACAGTACGAGATCATCCTCAGCGATCTGAAGGAAAAAAGGGTGTTCCTCACCGGTCCGCGCCAGGTGGGCAAGACACACCTGGCCAAGGAACTCATGGGCGCTTTCCGGAAACCGGTTTACCTGAATCATGACGTCCCGGAAGACCGCCGGGTCATCCAGCGGGGTCTCTGGCGTCCCGATGCCGATCTCGTCGTCTTCGATGAAATTCACAAGATGACGGTCGCTCCTGCGGGAACCCAAGCTCTACTTCGACGACACCGGCCTGGTCCGGGGGAACGAGGGGGTCCGGCTCGAAAACCTCGTCGCGGTCTGCCTGCTCAAAGCCTCTCCTCATTTGCACGACACCACCGGCAGCGCGGTCTCCCTTCATTACCTGAAGACGCGGGAAGGCCGGGAGGTCGACTTCGCCCTGGCGCGAGAGAACCGGCTCGAGGCCCTGATGGAGGTCAAGCGGAGTTCCCGGGAGCCCTCCCGCCAACTCCGCTGGTTCTCCGCACGATTCCCGGGGGTTCCGGCCCTGTTGCTTTCCGAGCATCAAACCCGGGAACTCCGCGACGGAGAGATCCGTGTACACCCCGTCGGCGATTACCTTGCCGGCCTGGCCCTCTGACAATCCGCAACGAAAGGAGCGTCGGTTGCCCGCTATTTTTGATGCGTTCGCAAAAAGTCCTTTTCTCTCACAGAGGCACGGAGGCACGGAGAAATGCAAATCGTATTTAATAGAATCAACAATCCTTACGATTCTTCTCCGTGCCTCTGTGCCTCTGTGAGATCACAACCAGGACTTTTTGCGAGGGCATCATTTTTAATAATTTTGTAATAAGGCGCGAAAGGAAGATTTCCCGCAAATACAACGAATGGGCACGAATTCATAACACGAATAAAATCTATTGGTTTTTGATTTCTGATTCGCGTTCATTCGCGTGATTCGCGGGCAGAACAGACTGCTTGCGGGCTCATCATTTTTCCGGGGGGTGTAATCGGAAGGCCCCGGGGAACGTCTTTTCCGGAAGAGGTGGCGGGGGATCTCCGCGCCGGGGTCGTAGAAGCCGCGAATCGTGCCGGCGGTCACCGGAACGGGAAAAAAGCTTTGTGAATACGCCCCTACCGCCTTAGAATGAGGGGAGTTCACCTCAACGGAGGCCCGCCATGCCGTTCCCTCGCCTCGTCGCCGCGCTGGTCCTGATCCCGGCCTTCTGCGCCGCCGCCGCCGCCCAGGGCGGCCCCCGCCTCTCCAAGCTCGGGGAGTGGGGGACCGGCCCTTACCAGGACGTGCAGGTCGTCGGAAACTACGCCTACTGCGCCGCCCTGGGCGCGGGGATGGACATCCTCGACGTCTCCAGCCCCGCCGCGCCCGTCAAGGTGGCCGGCGTGTCGACCCGCAACCCCACCCACGGGCTCTGCATCAGCGGCAACTACGCCTACCTGGCCGAGGACGAGGGGGGGCTGCGCATCGTCAACATCCTCGACCCGCTCCACCCCCAGGTGATGTCGAGCCTGGGCGACATCTGGGATGCACGGGACGTCTTCGTCTCGGGCCAGTACGCCTACGTGGCGGCGTGGGGTCTCCACGTGGTGGACATCAGCAACCCGCTCTCCCCCGTCCGGAAGGCGTGGTTCGAGACCGGGAGCGAACTCCTGGACGTCTTCGTGGCGGGCTCGTACGCCTACGTGGTGCAGCCCCAGGGCTTCCGCATCATCGACGTCTCGAACCCCGCCAACCCCGTCCAGGCCTCCGCCCTCCTGACGGACGGGGAAACCTCCGGCGTCTGGGTGGCGGGCGGACTGGCCTACCTCGCCGACCCCAACGAGTACCTGATCCTCAACGTATCCAACCCCTACGCCCCCACCGAGGTCTACCACGAGATCCAGATCGACGGGAACCCCAAGGGCGTCTTCGTGGAGGGGACCACCGTCTACCTGGCCGACGACGACCTCTCGGTCTTCGACGCGTCGAACCCGTCGACCTTTCACAAGATCGGCGGCGCCGCCACGCCGGGGACCGCCCGCCGGGTCTGGGTGGCGGGCGGCAAGGCCTACGTCGCCGACACCACCCACGGGCTCCAGATCTACAGCGTGTCCAACCCGGCGGCCCCGTCGGCCCTCGGGGGGTGGAACTTCTCGGGGCAGTCCCACGACCTCTTCCTCTCCGGGGGCAAGGTCTACTGGGCCCACGACAGCGGGGGCCTGCGGATCATGGACGCCGCCGACCCGGCCGCCCTGGTCCAGCTGGCGCGCTACGAGAAGCACAATGCCATCATCCCCCAGGACCTGGACTACATGCGCGGGGTCCATGTGGCGGGGAACACGGCTTACGTCCTGACCGCCGGAAACACCATCACCGAGTTCCTCTGCCTGAACGTGACCAACCCCGCCGCCCCTTCACTGACAGGGCAGACCCCCGTCCCGGCCTGGGCGTGCGACACCGTGACGGCCAGCGGGGGCACCGCCGTCCTCACCGACGACGGCAACGGCATGAAGGCGCTGGACGTCTCCAACCCCGCCGCCCCCGGCATCATCGGCACCTACACGGCCCTGGGGACCCTCAACCACGCCTGCTGGGGCGGGGCCTACCTCTACGTGGTGAACCACGACGGCCTGTATGCCCTCAACATGACCAACCCGGCCAGCCCCACCGTCGCCGGCCACTGGGAGACCGTCGACGACGTGGAAGGGGTCTTCGTCCTGGGCAACCGGGCCTTCCTGGCCATCGGGGAGGTGGGCCTCAAGATCGTGGACGTCACGAACCCGGCCGCCATGACCGTCATCGGGTCCCTGGACACGTCGGGGCAGGCCCACCGGGTCTTCGCGGACGACCGCTACGCTTACGTGGCCGACGGGACGGCCGGGGTGAAGGTGATCGACATCTCCACCCCCTCGGCGCCCTTCCTGGTGGACGCCAACGAGACCTACGACGCCCGGGACGTGGCGGTGGAGAGCGGGATCGTCTACCTGGCCGACGGCGCGAGCGGGAGGCTGGTCACCTACGAGTTCGCCGAAAAGCTGGAGGCGTGGATGCCCCACGTGGCCCCCAACTACGGCTGGCAGACCACCCTCGTCATCGACAACGGCGGCGATCAGCCCTGCAAGGCCATGATCGAACTTTACGAGAACGGGGCGACGGTGTCCTCCCAGGCCCTGACCGTGCCCGCCGGGCGGCAGGCCAGTGTCCCGCTTCTGGCGGGGACCTGCGCCCACGTGGTCTACAGCGGCAGCCGGGTGGTGGTGAAGGAGGCCTTCGTCAGCTCCGAGAACGGCATCGCCGAGTTCGAGGTGGACGGCGCCACCCACACCACCCTCCACTACCTCCTGCCCAACTACGACGCCGCCAACCTGAGCTGGATGGGCCTCGCGGCCTTCAACCCCGACGACACCGACGCCACGGCCACCTTCGAGGCCTACGACGCCAACGGGGTCCTGCTGGGCTCGGGCACCCACGTCATCGGCCGACGCAACACCTTCGTCCGCTTCATCGACGCCGTGGTCACCGGCGTGGACTTCCGGCAGGTGGCCCGCATCAAGGCCAGCTCCAGCCAACCCCTCTGCGGCCTCAACATCTCCGGCTTCAACACGGAGCGGCTCCTCTTCACCCGCGCCCAGAGCGCCGCCCCCGGCGGGCTGCTTTACATGTCCCACATGGGCGACGACCCGAACGCCTTGGCCAACCGTCTGGTCTTCGACAACACGGGGACCGTCCAGGTCCAGGCCAGCGTCCGTCTCTACCGCTCCGGGGCACTCCTGCGCCAGCTCCCGGTGACGGTCAACGGCGGCCGGACGGTGGTGCTGGACCTCAACGCCTCCTCGTCCGCGGACATGCCCGACTGCGGCACCGTGGACGCCGGCGGCGGCTTCACCTTCGTCCGCCAGAGCTTTACCCACAAGACGGAGAAGGGGACCGCCGAGTTCCTGCTCACCGGCAGCGCCGCCACCCAGCTGACCTACAACTACCCGGGCTACGTGGCGGGGCGGGTCCAGTGGATGGGGCTGGCCGTCTACAACCCCTCCGACAGCGACATCACCCTGAGCCTGACGGCGGTGAAGAACGGGGCGGTGGTCGCCGCCAACACGGTGCCGCTGGGCGCCCGCTCCCGCCTGGCCATGATGCTGGAGTATCTCTTCCCCGGCCACACCTTCCAGGAGATCGAGCGGGTGATCGTCTCCTGCCCCACCGCCAACCTGGCGGGGATCAACATCTCGGGATACGGCGTCAGCCGGCTCCTCTTCACCCCCGCCTTCCGGACGGGCGTCCGGGCGCCCGACCCCGGCCTCGACACCTTCCTGGGGACCATCCACAAGATCTACCACGCGGGGTTCTGGGTGATGTACGAGGGGAAGACCCTCTACTTCGACCCCATCAACCTTCCCCTCCTGGTGTCCCGGAAAGCCGACGTGATTTTCCTCACCCACCCCCACCCCGACCACCTCGTCGTGGCGGACCTGGCGAAGATCGTGAAGGCCGGCACCGTCATCGTGACGCCCACCGCGGGCCTGGGTTACCTCTCCCAGTTCCCCAATCTCAGGGCGGTGACGCCCGACGGGGTCTACGAGGCGGCGGGGATCCCCTTCCGGACCGTGGCCGCCTACAACCAGCCCGGCGCCGGCGGGACCCACTACAAGGCCCTGGGCTTCGTGGGGTACCGCCTGCAGCTGGGGGCCTACAGCCTCTACCACGCCGGCGACACCGACTTCGTCCCCGAGATGCTGGGGTTGCAGCCCTCGGTGGCCCTGCTGCCCGTGGGGGGCGCCCCCCAGGTGATGACCCCGGCCAAGGCGGCGGATGCCGCGAGAGCCCTCCCGGCCGACGTCGTCATCCCCATGCATTACGACCTGGCGGGCAGCGCCTTCGATGCCGAGGAACTGGAAGACCTTCTGACCGGCCAGGTGCGGGTGGTCATCAAGCCGAACGAGGCGCCGTGAGGGAAGGCAGAAGGCTGTAGGCTGGAAGGCTGAGCCTCGGTTTTGATTCCGGACAAGTCGGACATGTCGGACATGTCGGACAAGTCGGACGAGTCTGACAGGTTGGGCAAATGAACGCGACACCGACAGAACCTTGTCGATGGCTGACCCGCTTCGCCCCGGTGGCGGGCTTCGCCGTGTCCCTGGCGTGCCTGGTCACCTTCGCGGCGGGCTTCGTCCTGAAACAGGCTTATCCCCGGACCGGCCCCTACGCCCCTCCCGCCCAGACGTTCCAGGTTGGTCTGGCGGCCGGCGTCGCCCTCGTCGGCGCCATCGTCACCGGTTTTGCCGCCATTCGCCGCTCCCGGAAGGCGACCCGCATCGGCGGGGTGCTCCTGGCCCTGCTCGCCCTGGTCCTCCTCGCCCTGTGGCTTGTCAAGGGGCTCGGCGGGGACGGCCTCGGACCGACCCCCGACCTCCTCGCCCCCCTCCTCGCCGGATCGGCCGCCGTCATGGGCCTTTTCGCGGGACGCCGGCCCCCCAGCCCCGTCCCATCCGGGCGATGACACGCGCCTGGGATTCGATCTCCGGTGTATAATACTTTCAAGGCCCAAGACACCAAGATCTGAAGAAACAGGGCCTGGAAACCGAAGGAGATGAAATGCCGGTCATTTCGCGTTTCTACGGGATATTGATAAAGATGTACTTCAAGGAGCATGGGATCGCCCATTTCCATGCCATCTACGGGGAATACAACGGAGTATTCGATCTTCAGTCCCTCGAGATGATGGAAGGCGACCTCCCCCCGCGGGCCGAAAAACTGGTCCGGGAATGGGCTTCGCGTTATCAGAAGGATCTCCTGGACATGTGGACCACGCAGCAGTTCCGGCAACTTCCGGGATTGGAGTGAGCGGTAAATGAGTACCTGCCCCAAGGTCAAATCGGTGACTCCGCTCCCCGGCAAACGGCTTCTCATTACCTTCGTCACGGAGGAGCGCCGCATCTACGACTGCACGCCGCTTCTTGACGAGGCACCGTTCTCCCCGCTGAGGGACGAGGCCTTCTTCCGGCAGGTCCGCGAGGACGCCGCGGGTTACGGCGTCGCCTGGAGTGACACGGTCGACCTCAGCGAGTCGGAACTCTGGCTCCACGGGACCACGGAAACATCGTCCTGACTTTTTCACCGTTGGCGGAGGTTCCCTCATGCCCCAGAACATTGTAGAAACCGGTGTGAACCCTTGCTCGGTCTGCGGTTCCGGGCCGGAACCCGGGTACACCGCCTCGCTGTGCCGGTCCTGCCGCCGCGACCTCTCCATGCGTCCCTTCCCCTTGTGGGTCAAGGGTTTCTGCCTTCTCACCCTCCTCCTGCTGGCCTACTCGCTGGTGCAGCTGCCCTCGGTGGTGAAGGCCAACATCGCCTTCGAGCGGGGGCAGAGCGCGGAGAAACAGAAGCGCTTCCGGACGGCGTCCCGCGAATACGGCGTCGCGGCCGAGCATTTCCCCGACTGCACCGAGATCCTGGCCCGGCAGTACATCTCGCTCTTCCGGGCGGGGCGTTTCGAGGAGGCATCGGCCATCATCGAAAAGATCGGGGGCCGAAAGGAGGAAAACTCCGCCCTGGTCGGCGAGGTCAACAGGGTCTCCACGAGACTGACGGCCCTGACCACCCCGCATCCCGATTTCGAGAAATTCGCCAAGGACCACGAGAAGGACGACCGCGCAACCATCCGCTCGGCACTGAGGGTCTACGTCTCGGGCCACCCCTATGACGTCCTGGCGACATCGGCCCTCGCCAGCCTGGATTTCGACGCCGCCGACTACGAGGACGCGGAGTGGTGTCTGTCCGACGTCCTGACGGCCAACCCGGATCACCGGGAGGGTCTGCTGCTCCTGGCGGCGGCACGGCGGGAAAGGAAGGACTACGAAAACGCACTCGACCTGTGCCGCAAGGTCCTGGACATGGACGCGGAAGCCATCGACGCCTATGCCGCCATGGTCCGGATCGAGCTGAAGCGGCACCGGGACCCGGAAGCGCTCTCGATCGCCCGCAAGGCCCTGGCGCTGGACCCCGAGGCCGGCGAGGCCCAGGAAGCCCTGGCCATGGCCCTCCACTACAACGGCCTGTTCAGGGAGCGGGACGATGTCTATCGCCGGTTCCAGGCCAACCCGTCGGGTTACGTGGTCCACGAGATCCCCCGGACGCCCGGCCAGAGCATCTGGATCGGGGTGGGCCCCTTTTTCCTGAACACGGTGGTCGGGGCGTTCATCGCCGCACCCTCGTCAATCGCCGCGTTCCAGATTCCCCACGATCACCTCGTCGTCGAAAGCCGCGTGGATGACCTTCGGCCCCGCCACCCCGAAGCGTTCTCCGCTGATCGAACCCATGGCGCCTCCTGAAAAACGGGGAGAGTGTCAGGCCTGGCGCCAAGCCGCAAACCGGGACCTTCAGCGAAAAAACAGACGGGGAGGACATCGCGGGCGGTTGCACTCCGGGCCGGCGGTGAGATAAACTGAGAACGCCCGTTCACAGTGACGGGCCCCGAAATCCCCCCACGGAGGACCCCATGAAAAAGGCGAAGTCGATCTGGGCCTGGTGCGGCGCCAGGCGATTCCCCCGGCTGGAGGACGCGGGGCTTTTGGTCCTGAGGATCTGGCTGGGCTTCGGGATGCTGGCCCTGCACGGGTCCGGCAAACTCCTCAAGCTGCAGTCGGGCAACTTCGCCTTCCCCGACCCGCTCGGAGTCGGCCCGTTCGTGAGCCTTTCCCTGGCGGTGTTCGCGGAAGTCCTCTGCGCGGCCTTCCTCGCACTCGGTCTCCTGACCCGCGCGGTGGCCGTCCCCCTGGTCGTCACCATGTCCGTGGCGTTCTTCTCGGTCCACGGCGGGGTGCTCAAGGGGGAAGGAAACGGCGAGCTGGCCTTCGTCTACCTCGCCGGCTTCGTGGCCCTCTTCTTCACCGGCCCCGGCCGCTACTCACTGGACAACACCCTCCGGAAAAGCAAGGGGGATTAGCACCGCCTCCCGCGGCATTCGGCGGCCGACTCACCCCCGGGCCCCGGCTCCGCGGCCCGGGGCTGTCCCCCGGCACCCCCGCCCCTACTTTGAAACAAACTTTGGAAAACTCATTGACACCCGGGGGTCGAATGATTATATTGTCCCATCTTTCGCGGGGGCGGTCACCGGCCCATGATCGACGTCCTGACCATCGGCAGGATGAAAAATGCGCACCTGGCCTCCCTGGCGGAGGATTACCTGGGCCGGATCGCCCGTTTCGCACCCTGCCGGCACCGGGCGCTCCGGGAGTCCCGTCACCGGGACGAGAACCGCAGTGGTCGGGCCATTCTCGAGGAAGAAGGCCGGCACTTCCTGGAGGCCCTGGAGAAGGGCGCTTTCTGTGTCCTCCTGGACCGGGAGGGCCGCTCGATGAGCTCAGAAGCCTTCAGCAGGGTCCTGGACGAGCGGGCAGGCGGGTCGGGCCGTCAGACGGCGTTCCTGATCGGGGGGTTCCTGGGGGTTTCAGGGGAGGTCCGGCAGCGCGCCGACCTGGTGCTCTCGCTCTCGCCCATGACCTTCCCGCACGAGATGGCACTGGTCCTGCTGCTGGAGCAGATTTTCCGGGGTTTCACGATCCTGAACCGCATTGCGTATCACAAGTAAAGGAGAAGAAATGCCGCTGAAGAAAAAGGAGTTGGACAAGTTCATGAAGCTCCTCATGGACAAGCGGGCCGAACTGATGGATAGCGTTCAGCGGTCCGAGTCTTCGGGGCGCGAAGTCAACGACGAGCCGAGCGACCTGGCGGACATCGCCTCCAGCGCCTACAACAAGGAGTTCCTCTTCAACAAGAGCAACGCCGACCGGCATACTCTCCGGCTCATCAACGACGCCATCGCCCGCATCGACCGCGGCCGCTACGGGCGCTGCCAGTTCTGTGGCGTCAGCGTCGAGCCGAAGCGGCTGGAGATCGTCCCCTGGGCGCGCTACTGCGTCAAGTGCCAGGAGAGGAAGGAGAAGGGGTCTCTCCGGGAATAGGCCTGCCGCGACGCCGGTCAGCCATGGGAACGCTCTCTTCCGCAGCCCTCGCGATCCTGGATTCGATCGCCTCCGTTCTCTGGCCCGACCGTTGCGTCCTCTGCCAATCCATCCTCGAGACACGCCGGGAAGCCGGCGTGTGTCGTCTCTGCCTGGACGCGATCCCCGCCATCTCCCCCTCCGCCTGCTGCAACCGGTGCGGGTACCCCCTGGAGATCCGCCCCGCCGGCCCCCCGCCGGCCCTCTGCCCCGTTTGCCGCGAGACGCCCCCGCCCTACGCGGGCGCCCGTTCCTGGGCGGTCTACGAGGGGGCGGCCCGGGACCTCGTCCACCACTTCAAGTTCGAGCGCAAGGCCCGCCTGCACCTCCCCCTGGCCGGCCTGCTGGCCCGCTGCCTGTCCGGGGTCGCCGGGGACTGGGCGCCCGACGTCGTCACCGCCGTCCCCCTGCACCCCTCCCGGAGACGAGAGCGGGGTTTCGACCAGTCCGTTCTGCTGGCGCGCCGCCTCGCCCGCCTCTCCGGCTTACCCTACCGGGCCCTTCTGAAGAAAAGACGGCCGACCCCGCCCCAGTCCCTCACCGGGCCGGAGGCGCGCCGGGCGAACATCTCC is a window of Acidobacteriota bacterium DNA encoding:
- a CDS encoding radical SAM protein, coding for MPSVLLINPPVAKPCEPPAGLVRLAGFLASSGVPVTVWDAGLEGVLHALATAPAGSDTWTRRAARSRERHLALLRSPDGCRNRARYARAVADLEHLAGRAGEGSGFTPGLADCTHAELSPARSRDLIRVAENPGLFPLAPFLRRRLSELLDTHSPELAGVSLTYRNQAFGAFALLGLLSRECPRLPVLVGGGLVTSWSARQPLDRLFAGLAERFVAGPGEPALASRLGLTPGHGPGVSDPSGFPMDRYLAPGTVVPYGPSSGCWWGRCRFCPETAEGNHHHALPARKVVADLQALATRWRPSLFHLADNALSPALLEALATDPPGAPWYGFARFTEALAEPGFAAALAESGCVMLQLGLESGDPGVLEAMGKGIGLETASRVLRTLHGAGIATYVYLLFGTPWESLAEARRTLDFTAAHAGTVGFLNLALFNLPLGSPDTAALGLRPFSEGDLSLYADFDHPRGFGRAAVRRFLDREFRAHPAVRPILARTPPVFTSNHAPFFAMADAKAQGRA
- a CDS encoding amidase domain-containing protein yields the protein MIHRNRSASLRVLFFSLVLLTAALSVAVPAAGGPGMPDPKEAPSFLEDARAARAGQAGVLLERLSVEPDPNVRRHYLADLAVVPVEESSNAARGVADLFRGEHDEAVRREMVATVMTLWEHGGLPEPDRERCLDLAAAAMAADPSWGVRLEACVRLARAGMVDLTVPRRVIEDGAPVDDAALDALAAVLHMVRTPDATALLERMARLRARPATAVRALWYLAQAGSVSPDRYLGALRGTLGAGPLDPRWVSRAVLSLQAFPQRFPDWAAEAFALRRDLRSRLADHSPEAILMDRFAEAMEGRETTLAAYDRNAAYTYASTWWNGCNHDCGSAYSDCTPWSYWGGECCGYPSQGGDCANFVSQCLLAGGHPDLSGGTPCRGYPCGREEIGAKNLGDCLVQKGWTRTCGYLQAPPANIAVGDVIVYHSGSCTDYSAHATFVMYVSGTDVRIACHSSCQWNVSYTYLSGSKPYYEWLHCNLSPAPDPVTRIAAKGTGAGSFQVKHNDNEGVTYKLKYSVNADLSGAT
- a CDS encoding DUF4160 domain-containing protein; the encoded protein is MPVISRFYGILIKMYFKEHGIAHFHAIYGEYNGVFDLQSLEMMEGDLPPRAEKLVREWASRYQKDLLDMWTTQQFRQLPGLE
- a CDS encoding DUF4143 domain-containing protein → MREPKLYFDDTGLVRGNEGVRLENLVAVCLLKASPHLHDTTGSAVSLHYLKTREGREVDFALARENRLEALMEVKRSSREPSRQLRWFSARFPGVPALLLSEHQTRELRDGEIRVHPVGDYLAGLAL
- a CDS encoding MBL fold metallo-hydrolase; its protein translation is MPFPRLVAALVLIPAFCAAAAAQGGPRLSKLGEWGTGPYQDVQVVGNYAYCAALGAGMDILDVSSPAAPVKVAGVSTRNPTHGLCISGNYAYLAEDEGGLRIVNILDPLHPQVMSSLGDIWDARDVFVSGQYAYVAAWGLHVVDISNPLSPVRKAWFETGSELLDVFVAGSYAYVVQPQGFRIIDVSNPANPVQASALLTDGETSGVWVAGGLAYLADPNEYLILNVSNPYAPTEVYHEIQIDGNPKGVFVEGTTVYLADDDLSVFDASNPSTFHKIGGAATPGTARRVWVAGGKAYVADTTHGLQIYSVSNPAAPSALGGWNFSGQSHDLFLSGGKVYWAHDSGGLRIMDAADPAALVQLARYEKHNAIIPQDLDYMRGVHVAGNTAYVLTAGNTITEFLCLNVTNPAAPSLTGQTPVPAWACDTVTASGGTAVLTDDGNGMKALDVSNPAAPGIIGTYTALGTLNHACWGGAYLYVVNHDGLYALNMTNPASPTVAGHWETVDDVEGVFVLGNRAFLAIGEVGLKIVDVTNPAAMTVIGSLDTSGQAHRVFADDRYAYVADGTAGVKVIDISTPSAPFLVDANETYDARDVAVESGIVYLADGASGRLVTYEFAEKLEAWMPHVAPNYGWQTTLVIDNGGDQPCKAMIELYENGATVSSQALTVPAGRQASVPLLAGTCAHVVYSGSRVVVKEAFVSSENGIAEFEVDGATHTTLHYLLPNYDAANLSWMGLAAFNPDDTDATATFEAYDANGVLLGSGTHVIGRRNTFVRFIDAVVTGVDFRQVARIKASSSQPLCGLNISGFNTERLLFTRAQSAAPGGLLYMSHMGDDPNALANRLVFDNTGTVQVQASVRLYRSGALLRQLPVTVNGGRTVVLDLNASSSADMPDCGTVDAGGGFTFVRQSFTHKTEKGTAEFLLTGSAATQLTYNYPGYVAGRVQWMGLAVYNPSDSDITLSLTAVKNGAVVAANTVPLGARSRLAMMLEYLFPGHTFQEIERVIVSCPTANLAGINISGYGVSRLLFTPAFRTGVRAPDPGLDTFLGTIHKIYHAGFWVMYEGKTLYFDPINLPLLVSRKADVIFLTHPHPDHLVVADLAKIVKAGTVIVTPTAGLGYLSQFPNLRAVTPDGVYEAAGIPFRTVAAYNQPGAGGTHYKALGFVGYRLQLGAYSLYHAGDTDFVPEMLGLQPSVALLPVGGAPQVMTPAKAADAARALPADVVIPMHYDLAGSAFDAEELEDLLTGQVRVVIKPNEAP